AAATcagacaatatctaaattttgacCAAATAGAAACAACGGATAAGAAAATATGAGTCGTGCATACACGTCCCTTCACAATGCCGAAGATTTGTGTAAAGTTTGATTATATTCTGTGCAATATTCTGATAGAAATGTGTAACACAAATTGTAGGGAAAGAAGAAGCGTTTTAAAGCCAATACTACTTAATGAGATAAATACTGTTGTGCATGCACACTGGTTAGTGATTGACGACGAGCCTTGTTGGTGAGAGCACAATGAAGGAACCTGAGCCAGTTACATTcattaactttaaggaattgcTAAAACTTCAGCGTTACAATGCTCCTTTTTAATTAAAGATtcataatataatgattttctAAGGAGATTTTAAAGTTAAGAATTCCCTTACATTTAAGGACTGTTGAGGAAACAGGGCCCTGACCCGCATTTCACTTTACACTCAGAGTACATAGCAGTTTCTCCGGACCTTTGATATACACAACAATTTACATCAATATTTGATGCCACGGTTCCGTATTCAGTGATGGCTGCTAACTAATAAAACAGGATGTGTGTAGACGGTGGCCACAAATGGTACTAATGGTAAAATAGCTGAACACCCTCCCCCATCGCTCTTCTCCGAAAAATAGCCCCAATCAATTGACAATGTTATCATACAAAACATGAATAAGATTTAATAGGCAAAATTTTATAAAGGAGACGATTATTTCAATCAAGTAATAAAGAAACTACTCAATCATGAACTATTTAAAGATTCTCTTATCCTTGCGATTCCGCCTTGaaaacattcaatatttataaagtaATGTTATAACTGTTAACCTATTGTTTTCGCGCGCGATTTTATTCCGTCGCACATTTCGCGCCGACAAAAGATCGCGAAAAGAGttttcaaatacaaataaaaaagaaatcgCCATCAAATCGTTGGATATAAACACGCGAAATGAAGTAGCGAAATGAATTGGTTTTCAGTAAGTATAATCCCAAAAGAAATTGCTTGCTTTATGATCAATAAATACTAAGTAACCAGGCCAGGAAGCCATGAGATAGTTACCGTCGTTATAGATCTCCTTCACCCCTGTTAAATATCTATTGACACTGATAATTGAACAAACCCATGTTTTTAGATAATGTGGTCCCTTGTGTCGGCAGACATAAACTGGTTCGACAGGTTGTGTCACCAGACTGATTGACAGAATACAgtaacataaaggtaaacatgtCGACGGGGTGTTCATGGTCAAGTCACTGAAAGACTAAATGTGATGTGTTGTACAAAATCGACGTTTAATGTTCTTTTTATATTGTTGAGTGAATGGACCGACCTCCCAGGTTATCTAGTGTATGTTGTGGTTGGTGATTGGCCATGGTAGCGAGTACGTGTCGTTCGTAATGATGAGAAAATCTGATGAAAGTTTAGTTcgagaatatgtaattaaggtGTATACTTTCCATTGGTTGTTCTATTTTCACACAAGTTGCATCACCATTATCCAATCTgataaaatattctattttttctGATAAGTTTACATTATAGCAATAAGCAGGTACAAACAAATCAGGATGTCTGTTTGAAGTCAATCCCAACTGTACACACTTTGATGGATGATAGaggatataataaaaacaagtaGAAATATTACAAATCGATAGCGACCTTTGAGGATGTATATTTCTCTCATAGCACGCTATGCTTTATGACACCTCGGGTGGAATATCCCTATTCTCAatgtatacatatgaaatattatattatatatgtagtttCACGACTTTCAAATGCTACGGTATTCTGGCCATACAATGAAAATTTTACCGAATTTTGTTATTCGTTAGTATTTTTAACATCCTtagtatttttaaaaatatttttgcaatttaaaACATAGCGTTGAACAATTATAATCATTTTCTCTTTGGaagtgtttttatttgttttgttttgttgtgttttgtttttcaaaagccacataatacaatgtttatcatTGTGActcatatattttttaaagtttgaaagtTATGAGCAATCGTTGAGGAGACGTTACATGAACTAAGGTACGCGTGAGTCAAAGTTGCATGAGGAGGGATTTCACTTTTATACCCTATAATGCCTACTTTACACGCAAGCGAGATCTATTTCATATATCGCACCATTGAACTGCTTCAAGCGTAACGTatacgtagagtatcgtagtgggagcggaattacaagtctaattttaattagattggtatGAAGCGAGAGAGTGTAAAACGGAATGTAAGAAGAGGCAAAATTACAGAGTTAGAGGACGAGGACGAAGATTTGAATATGAAGTTTACATGTACATCGTCAAATACAAATTGATTTCAGATTCATTGCCTGAATCCTAGCCGACAGCCGTCTTAGGACCAGTAGTACACTGTAGGATGCGTGTTACTGAGGTTGTATAGTTGTAGTTGTGGCGATGTATCTGGTTGTACACATCAGCTCATTAGTGATGATAAGCTCTACAGACGATGTCCCTTAGGACAAACTACACACTAGGCTGAGTTAAATATATGTCACACAGATAATCTATCCTTAGATATATAAACCATGCTGACTTCTATCTACATAAAAAAGGTCTGAACCTGGCCTCCTGTGACAGTTTATACAAGGCTTAACAATCACGAATTTGACATCATGACATGTTATTTGTTAGGTGAAAATTTTGTAAAGGCGCCGATATGGCGATCCAATGTACCGTTATATAAGGCAAATATGACAGATAACACTTAAAGAGATATTTTTGCAATCTATCTGGATTTTCTTTACTTCGAAAAACAATTTCATGTGATGAATTAACTACTGTTATATTTCATCAGTTAAGAtgagaaaaaataaagaaattaatatgTGAAAAAACAAGGAAAACCCATATTCAAAATTGTTGGGTTTATTAGTTtcaacatcctattaacagccagggtcatatactgacgtgccaggtttgttggtggaggaaaacggTAGTACCCgtagaaaaaccaccgatcagcggtcagtacctggcaactgctccagGTGGGAATACTTTGAAGTGTGTTCTTTGACTGAGAAAAACTACGGTCGTTAACAGACGAAAGCGCTTGCCTTCAACGATTTTGACAACTGGTTAGCCCATTGGCATTAAGATATTGGTCTCAGTGTATCCCAATATGAATGTCTTTAGTATTGTCCTTAAGTGATGTACAATTAAAAGCAAACAAAACCTTATATTATAACgagacacaatacaaatatacaccGCGTCGATAATTAAGCACCACCTTATTTTTCATGTGTAGGTAAAACTAAGAGTTGAAAGAAACAAAAACGACATGGTTTTCGTGAAATTTGTCTTTTAATATGAatcaatagatatataatacttttaatttcattaaatttaattagCATAATGTTAATTTAGCATATTCTTTCGGTATTAGAAAAAAGTGCGACAGAACTGCAAAAAACGAGAACTGGAAAAGTATTGTCGCCACACGCAAACAGGAAGTTCTATACATCCAAAAGTGTGTCAGAAATGTTAAATGACATCATTAGTTTATGTCCATCCAGTGTCCTTTAATATCTGGTGTATCCACCGTTCACGTTCAGCGTTTCCGCGACACGTCTTCTCATGCTGTGTATCAGGCGTCGTATGCGGATCATCGGGATTCTTCGCCACTTCCTCGTGCAGTGCTGCCGCTAATTCTTGGAGTGTTTGTACTGGGGGATCCCTAGCCTTAACTTGACGCCCCAACTAATCCCATAAATGCTCTATAGGGTTAAGATCGGGGCTCTTCGCGGGCCATGGAAGAGTGGCAATGGCGTTGTTGTTCAGGAAGTCGATGACAGCGCGTGCGCGATGCGGCCTCGCGTTGTCGTCAATGAATATAGGGCGAGTTGCTAGTGCATGATTATCGAAATGAGGCACTACGGCGCCATTGAGGACGACATTTTGGTATTGCTGGCCATTTAATGTCCCTTGCACAGTGATGAGGTCCATCTTACAATCGTACGACACGCAACCCCATATCATTACAGAGCCACCACCGAAGACAACAGTCGGTTGGATGTTTCCTTGAAGATAAGCAGTCAGGCGCTCACGCCACACACGCGCGCGCGACCGTCCGTTACGTGTAACATGAACCGACTTTCGTCCGACCAATGCACCCGGCGCCAAGTTCGTAAATTCCAATTTTGTCGAGTGAAACACCAATCTCGTCTTGCTCGCATGTGCTGTCGAGATAACAAGGGTCTTTTAATCGGGCGGTACGCACGGATGCCACGCTCATGAAGTCTCCTACGCACTGTGCTAAGCGACACCCTGTATCGTAGTCCCCATTGGCGACGGAGAATTCCACTATGGGAGTGCGGATTTCGACGGGCATGAAAAACCAGGGCCCTATCGTCCCTTGCAGTTGTTTTCCTGGGACGTCCAGATCGCGGTCTGTCATTGGTGTCGCCTGTTTGGCGAAATTTCGCTACCAGACGGATCACAACAGAATGAGAAACATTCATTGCCACGCCAATCGCCCTAGATGACATTCCTGCAGTTTTCATACCGATAATCTGCCATCTTTCCGCTTCCGTAAGCCTACGTCTTGCCATGCTTATGACAAAAGTTCGAAACACGACACTAGTATCATGTAAAATGGCTTTCCGTGTCCGGCTATACCTTAGAGTCAAACACGACTTTCGTGAATGTGACCCCACCTGTATTTGACACACGCGCACGGTGTCGCTCACGCGTAGACAGAAACAAAAGTGCACTGGGTACACTCACAAATCATACACCAACCAGGTAAACCTTCATACGATGGCCTTTAAGCGAAGTGGATAAAATATAGCAAATTTAATTTACTGGTGCTTAACTTTCGACGCTGTGTATATATGCAAATTGCTGAAATCATACGCTAACTcatgaaaaaaagtatataatcATAGTTGTTCATATCgcaggaaaaaaataaaactaaacaaacctgTTCTGACACGAGCAGGATGAAATACATGctatatcaaatatcaatggtcctgtttatgtaataaaatgatGTATGCATAAACTGATgcatataaaaagaaaatccTAATTTAAGTATAAATTTAATAGAAAGATTGTGATGCCTGTCGCATGCTCATTTTGTTGATAATATCTTCAAGTAGCATCCATTTTCTGCATGGTCGCCTatttaacttttaaatattcAGATGTTTAAGGTCTCGGACTAAAACTAAACATAATGCATAGAGTTAAATGTGTTCACTACATTCCTAAGGGCAAAGAAAATCCTGTTCAGACAAAAAAGAAACTCGTTCAATGCATGTTTTCCCGTTCTGCATAATTTACTTATCTAACTTGTATCTCTCGCACATACATGGCAGGTAAGTCTGAAATGTCAAACCACTTGTTTACCTGTCAACCGGCACGTAGATACAGGTAAGTGTGTATTAGATTAGATATGTAAGCTAGTAAACGATACTGACACTGTATAATATTAAATGGTATCACATATGCAATGAGTATTATCATTAGACATAGTAGGATTAAGAAGGGAAAAAAAGATTAATAAGAAGAAATAAGAATATAGTTAAGTGAGTTATTCGCTTGGAAGAAGAAGCGAgcgttttgggtttttttataaCTAATTCAAAGATATCCACTGTAGTAACGACTGTGAAAATTACATAATATCTAAAGGGTTTTTTTCCACAGTATCGTGATCCTGGCATCGTCTTCCTGTTGAATCTAAATAGGTAAGACACagataaattattataaaatgcaAATCAGTAAAGttcatgaaaaatattattgtttgtgaacttaaaaaaaattggaaacTAGGCCATATCATAACTTTCGCGGCATCAATCCGGAGTTTGTCAATGTAGAAAAGGTCAACTCTTTACCACTCTTTACCACATCAAAAGATTCATACTTACAGTGCATGTAACAGGATAAGAAGATCAAAGTCTTATCATCTGTTTTCTTCCTTTATTGACATAGTTTTAATTTGTTGGTTAGGCCCTGTGTGGAAGGTTCTTCGTTCGGCCCTGTGTGGAAGGTTCTTCGTTCGGCCCTGTGTGGAAGGTTCTTCGTTCGGCCCTGTGTGGAAGGTTCTTCGTTCGGCCTGCGTGGAAGGTTCTTCGTTCGGCCCTGTGGTGGAAGGTTCTTCGTTCGGCCCTGTTGGAGGTTTCGTCGGCCCTGTGTGGAAGGTTCTTCGTTCGGCCCTGTGTGGAAGGTTCTTCGTCGTTCGGCCCTGTGTGGAAGGTTCTTCGTTCGGCCCTGTGTGGAAGGTTTTCGTTCCTGGCCCTGTGTGGAAGGTTCTTCGTTCGGCCCTGGTGGAAGGTTCTTCGTTCGCCCGTGGAGTTTTCGTTCGGCCGTTGGCCGTGTGGAAGGTTCTTCGTTCGGCCCTGTGTGGAAGGTTCTTCGTTCGGCCCTGTGTGGAAGGTTCTTCGTTCGGCCCTGTGTGGAAGGTTCTTCGTTCGGCCCTGTGTGGAAGGTTCTTCGTTCGGCCCTGTGTGGAAGGTTCTTCGTTCGGCCCTGTGTGGAAGGTTCTTCGTTCGGCCCGTGTGTGGAAGGTTCTTCGTTCGGCCCTGTGTGGAAGGTTCTTCGTTCGGCCCTGTGTGGAAGGTTCTTCGTTCGGCCCTGTGTGGAAGGTTCTTCGTTCGGCCCTGTGTGGAAGGTTCTTCGTTCGGCCCTGTGTGGAAGGTTCTTCGTTAGGCCCTGTGTGTGGAAGGTTCTTCGTTAGGCCCTGTGTGGAAGTTTCTTCGTTAGGCCCTGTGTGGAAGTTTCTTCGTTAGGCCCTGTGTGGAAGTTTCTTCGTTAGGCCCTGTGTGGTCGGCCCTGTGTGGAAGGTTCTTCGTTAGGCCCTGTGTGGAAGGTTCTTCGTTCGGCCCTGTGTGGAAGGTTCTTCGTTCGGCCCTGTGTGGAAGGTTCTTCGTTCGGCCCTGTGTGGAAGGTTCTTCGTTCGGCCCTGTGTGGAAGGTTCTTCGTTCGGCCCTGTGTGGAAGGTTCTTCGTTCGGCCCTGTGTGGAAGGTTCTTCGTTAGGCCCTGTGTGGAAGGTTCTTCGTTCGGCCCTGTGTGGAAGGTTCTTCGTTAGGCCCTGTGTGGAAGGTTCTTCGTTCGGCCCTGTGTGGAAGGTTCTTCGTTCGGCCCTGTGTGGAAGGTTCTTCGTTAGGCCCTGTGTGGAAGGTTCTTCGTTGGCCTTGTGGAAGGTTCTTGTTCGGCCCTGTGTGGAAGGTTCTTCGTTGGCCCTGTGTGGAAGGTTCTTCGTTCGGCCCTGTGTGGAAGTTCTTCGTTCGGCCCTGTGTGGAAGGTTCTTCGTTCGGCCCTGTGTGGAAGGTTCTTCGTTCGGCCGGTGTGTGGAAGGTTCTTCGTTCGGCCCTGTGTGTGGAAGGTTCTTCGTTCGGCCCTGTGTGGAAGGTTCTTCGTTGGCCCTGTGGGAAGGTTCTTCGTTCGGCCCTGTGTGGAAGGTTCTTCGTTCGGCCCTGTGTGGAAGGTTCTTCGTTCGGCCCTGTGTGGAAGGTTCTTCGTTCGGCCCTGTGTGGAAGGTTCTTCGTTCGGCCCTGTGTGGAAGGTTCTTCGTTCGGCCCTGTGTGGAAGGTTCTTCGTTAGGCCCTGTGTGGAAGGTTTCTTCGTTAGGCCCTGTGTGGAAGGTTCTTCGTTGGCCCTGTGTGGAAGGTTCTTCGTTGGCCCGTTCGGCCCTGTGTGGAAGGTTCTTCGTTCGGCCCTGTGTGGAAGGTTCTTCGTTCGGCCCTGTGTGGAAGGTTCTTCGTTGGCCC
The nucleotide sequence above comes from Argopecten irradians isolate NY chromosome 1, Ai_NY, whole genome shotgun sequence. Encoded proteins:
- the LOC138334830 gene encoding mediator of DNA damage checkpoint protein 1-like; the encoded protein is MDSQEHLSLTYISVCPGKWAERRNFHTEPNEEPSTQGLTKNLPHRAERRTFHTGPNEEPSTQGRTKNLPHRAERRTFHTQGRTKNLPRRAERRTFHTGPNEEPSTQGPNEEPSTGPTNFTGPNEEPSTKGRTKNFHQGRTKNLPHTGPNEEPSTQGRTKKLPHRAERRTFHTGPNEEPSTHRAERRTFHTGPNEEPSTHRAERRTFHGRTKNLPHTGPNEEPSTQGRTKNLPHRAERRTFHTGPNEEPSTQGLTKNLPHTGRRRTSTQGRTKNLPHRAERRTFHHTGPNEEPSTQAKGTELHTGRTKNLPHRPGTSANEEPSTQGRRRTFHTGPNRRTFHTGPNEEPSTHRAERRTFHAHTGPNEEPSTQGRTKNLPHRAERRTFHTQGQRRTSTGNETSTQGTKNLPHRANEEPSTQGQRRTFHTGPNEEPSTQGRTKNLPHRAERANEEPSTQGQRRTFHTGPNEETFHTGPNEEPSTQGRTKNLPHRAERRTFHTGPNEEPSTQGRTKNLPHRAERRTFHTGPNEEPSHRANEEPSTQGRTKNLPHTGPNEEPSTHRPNEEPSTQGRTKNLPHRAERRTSTQGRTKNLPHRANEEPSTQGRTRTFHKANEEPSTQGLTKNLPHRAERRTFHTGPNEEPSTQGLTKNLPHRAERRTFHTGPNEEPSTQGRTKNLPHRAERRTFHTGPNEEPSTQGRTKNLPHRAERRTFHTGPNEEPSTQGPNEEPSTQGRTKNLPHRAERRTFHTGPNEEPSTQGRTKNLPHRAERRTFHTRAERRTFHTGPNEEPSTQGRTKNLPHRAERRTFHTGPNEEPSTQGRTKNLPHRAERRTFHTANGRTKTPRANEEPSTRAERRTFHTGPGTKTFHTGPNEEPSTQGRTTKNLPHRAERRTFHTGPTKPPTGPNEEPSTTGPNEEPSTQAERRTFHTGPNEEPSTQGRTKNLPHRAERRTFHTGPNQQIKTMSIKEENR